One segment of Candidatus Coatesbacteria bacterium DNA contains the following:
- a CDS encoding cyclic nucleotide-binding domain-containing protein encodes MKMGEEVYKKFGREIKAGEVLFKEGDIGNSMYIIYDGKIAITNMSRDIETTLAVFTEGDFFGEMAIIDNQPRSATAKALEDTRVIELSDDIFESQISNNPKLIMRILRKMSNRLREADRKIKTLLYRDNSSRITGTLMLLCQKHGKPKTGGGIGLDKEFTFKELVGMVGLPRAKVEEIIQTLMRAKVLELKGDEMIVYSQEHLERFMNYLEMKEQFGDA; translated from the coding sequence ATGAAAATGGGCGAGGAGGTATACAAGAAGTTCGGTCGTGAGATCAAGGCCGGCGAGGTGCTGTTCAAGGAAGGTGACATCGGCAACTCGATGTACATCATCTACGACGGCAAGATCGCCATCACCAACATGAGCCGGGACATCGAAACCACCCTGGCCGTCTTCACCGAAGGCGACTTCTTCGGCGAGATGGCGATCATCGACAACCAGCCCCGCTCGGCCACGGCCAAGGCCCTCGAGGACACCAGAGTCATCGAGCTCTCCGACGACATCTTCGAGAGCCAGATCTCGAACAACCCCAAGCTGATCATGCGCATCCTGCGCAAGATGAGCAATCGCCTGCGCGAGGCCGACCGCAAGATCAAGACTCTGCTCTACCGCGACAACTCCTCCCGCATCACCGGGACGCTGATGCTGCTGTGCCAGAAGCACGGCAAGCCCAAGACCGGCGGCGGCATCGGCCTCGACAAGGAGTTCACCTTCAAGGAGCTCGTCGGCATGGTCGGCCTGCCGCGGGCCAAGGTCGAGGAGATCATCCAGACCCTGATGCGGGCCAAGGTGCTGGAGCTCAAGGGCGACGAGATGATCGTCTACTCCCAGGAGCACCTGGAGCGCTTCATGAACTACCTGGAGATGAAGGAGCAGTTCGGCGACGCCTAA